From the genome of Lotus japonicus ecotype B-129 chromosome 6, LjGifu_v1.2, one region includes:
- the LOC130726150 gene encoding NDR1/HIN1-like protein 6 gives MADHQRIHPAHDVESPNTPTAPLVPENTAKSDSGDPTTPLPQRTHPVMYSNPPKKRRSCCCRFFCCIFSTLLILIIAIAITVGVLYLVFNPKLPKYSVDKLRVTQFNYSESNSLSVTFNVAITARNPNKKIGIYYVGGSHISAWYEDTKLCEGSLPKFYQGHKNTTVLDLPLTGETQDASGLQSSLQQQLQQVGNIPLHLRVNQPVRIKLGKLKLFKIKFRVRCKLVVDSLGANDDVRISNSSCKFRLRL, from the coding sequence ATGGCAGATCATCAGAGAATTCATCCAGCTCATGATGTGGAATCACCAAACACACCAACAGCTCCATTGGTGCCAGAAAATACTGCAAAATCTGATAGTGGTGATCCTACAACACCTCTTCCTCAACGCACTCATCCAGTGATGTATTCCAACCCaccaaagaaaagaagaagctgCTGCTGCAGATTCTTCTGCTGCATTTTCAGCACTCTGCTGATTCTGATAATTGCAATTGCCATCACAGTTGGAGTACTCTACCTTGTGTTTAACCCAAAGCTACCCAAATACTCAGTGGACAAGCTGAGAGTGACCCAGTTCAATTACTCTGAGAGTAACAGCCTTTCTGTCACCTTTAATGTGGCAATCACTGCCAGAAATCCAAACAAGAAGATTGGGATATACTATGTGGGTGGAAGCCACATAAGTGCTTGGTATGAGGACACAAAACTATGTGAAGGGTCTTTGCCAAAATTCTACCAAGGTCATAAAAACACCACTGTGCTTGATCTGCCTCTGACAGGGGAAACTCAAGATGCCAGTGGTTTGCAAAGTTCACTGCAGCAACAGCTGCAACAGGTTGGGAATATTCCCCTGCATTTGAGGGTGAATCAGCCTGTGAGGATTAAGCTTGGTAAGTTGAAGCTCTTCAAAATCAAGTTCAGGGTTAGGTGCAAGCTTGTGGTGGATAGCCTTGGTGCTAATGATGATGTTAGAATTTCCAATAGTAGCTGCAAGTTCAGGCTTAGGCTGTGA
- the LOC130723357 gene encoding protein ROOT PRIMORDIUM DEFECTIVE 1 isoform X2 — translation MSNRVFMKKGLLPALGAHIVNLLSTSKQHCGVSIVVRSKTTSAQYVAARARDATFEKLMDKYKNLLKVIAVQDLILANPKNPSVSIDFLSRLSQKLHLNRGATAFLRKYPHIFHIYYEPSKLQPYCRLTDAALDVSRKEAEAINASMPVVVDRLVRILSMSASKMVPLRAIFKLCDGHELNTHLLKLVGDLPSDGFRATVEDWRLVECCKEDSSVDRMEMRFSFKHGYPPGMRLTKTFRANVKEWQSLPYVGPYEVVSEKKKSKAGMMAMEKRAVAIVHEFLSLTVEKMVEVEKISQFRNWFGIDLNIRDLFLDHPGIFYLSTKGKRHTVFLREAYERGCLIQPNPVYDARRKLLDLVLLERRGLPALNSNLQDRSSNNEEDNQQTHDSLSS, via the exons ATGTCTAACCGAGTTTTCATGAAAAAGGGGCTGCTACCAGCATTGGGTGCCCACATTGTGAACTTGCTAAGCACAAGCAAACAACACTGCGGTGTTTCCATAGTGGTTCGATCGAAAACGACGTCTGCCCAGTACGTGGCTGCGAGAGCTCGAGATGCCACGTTTGAGAAGCTCATGGACAAGTACAAAAACCTTCTCAAAGTCATCGCGGTTCAAGACCTTATCCTCGCTAACCCCAAGAACCCATCAGTCTCTATTGATTTCCTCTCCAGGCTCTCCCAGAAGCTCCACCTCAACCGCGGAGCCACTGCCTTCCTCCGCAAGTATCCTCACATCTTCCACATTTACTATGAGCCCTCCAAGTTGCAACCCTATTGCAG GTTGACTGATGCTGCTCTTGATGTATCGCGGAAGGAAGCGGAGGCCATTAATGCTTCTATGCCAGTTGTTGTTGACAGACTTGTTCGGATACTGTCCATGTCTGCATCCAAAATGGTTCCACTTCGAGCTATTTTCAAG CTGTGTGATGGGCATGAACTAAATACTCATTTGTTGAAGTTGGTTGGTGATCTTCCCAGTGATGGTTTTAGAGCGACTGTTGAGGATTGGAGGCTGGTTGAGTGCTGTAAGGAGGACAGCAGTGTTGATAGGATGGAAATGCGGTTCAGTTTCAAACATGGGTATCCTCCAGGGATGAGGTTGACCAAGACTTTCAGGGCCAATGTGAAGGAATGGCAGAGTTTGCCTTATGTGGGGCCTTATGAGGTGGTGagtgagaagaagaagtctaaGGCTGGGATGATGGCAATGGAGAAACGAGCGGTGGCAATTGTTCATGAATTCTTGAGTTTGACAGTGGAGAAGATGGTGGAAGTTGAGAAGATCAGCCAGTTTAGGAATTGGTTTGGGATTGATTTAAATATAAGGGATCTGTTCCTGGATCACCCAGGGATCTTCTATTTGTCAACTAAGGGGAAACGCCACACTGTTTTCCTGAGGGAAGCTTATGAGCGGGGTTGTTTGATCCAACCAAATCCTGTTTATGATGCAAGGAGAAAACTACTTGATCTTGTTCTTCTTGAACGTAGGGGTCTGCCTGCTCTTAATTCCAACTTGCAGGATAGAAGCAGTAACAATGAGGAGGACAATCAGCAAACACATGACTCTTTATCATCTTGA
- the LOC130723357 gene encoding protein ROOT PRIMORDIUM DEFECTIVE 1 isoform X1: MSNRVFMKKGLLPALGAHIVNLLSTSKQHCGVSIVVRSKTTSAQYVAARARDATFEKLMDKYKNLLKVIAVQDLILANPKNPSVSIDFLSRLSQKLHLNRGATAFLRKYPHIFHIYYEPSKLQPYCRLTDAALDVSRKEAEAINASMPVVVDRLVRILSMSASKMVPLRAIFKVWRELGLPDDFEDSVISANSSVFQLCDGHELNTHLLKLVGDLPSDGFRATVEDWRLVECCKEDSSVDRMEMRFSFKHGYPPGMRLTKTFRANVKEWQSLPYVGPYEVVSEKKKSKAGMMAMEKRAVAIVHEFLSLTVEKMVEVEKISQFRNWFGIDLNIRDLFLDHPGIFYLSTKGKRHTVFLREAYERGCLIQPNPVYDARRKLLDLVLLERRGLPALNSNLQDRSSNNEEDNQQTHDSLSS; this comes from the exons ATGTCTAACCGAGTTTTCATGAAAAAGGGGCTGCTACCAGCATTGGGTGCCCACATTGTGAACTTGCTAAGCACAAGCAAACAACACTGCGGTGTTTCCATAGTGGTTCGATCGAAAACGACGTCTGCCCAGTACGTGGCTGCGAGAGCTCGAGATGCCACGTTTGAGAAGCTCATGGACAAGTACAAAAACCTTCTCAAAGTCATCGCGGTTCAAGACCTTATCCTCGCTAACCCCAAGAACCCATCAGTCTCTATTGATTTCCTCTCCAGGCTCTCCCAGAAGCTCCACCTCAACCGCGGAGCCACTGCCTTCCTCCGCAAGTATCCTCACATCTTCCACATTTACTATGAGCCCTCCAAGTTGCAACCCTATTGCAG GTTGACTGATGCTGCTCTTGATGTATCGCGGAAGGAAGCGGAGGCCATTAATGCTTCTATGCCAGTTGTTGTTGACAGACTTGTTCGGATACTGTCCATGTCTGCATCCAAAATGGTTCCACTTCGAGCTATTTTCAAGGTTTGGAGAGAGCTTGGCCTACCTGATGATTTTGAGGATTCGGTTATATCTGCtaattctagtgtttttcagCTGTGTGATGGGCATGAACTAAATACTCATTTGTTGAAGTTGGTTGGTGATCTTCCCAGTGATGGTTTTAGAGCGACTGTTGAGGATTGGAGGCTGGTTGAGTGCTGTAAGGAGGACAGCAGTGTTGATAGGATGGAAATGCGGTTCAGTTTCAAACATGGGTATCCTCCAGGGATGAGGTTGACCAAGACTTTCAGGGCCAATGTGAAGGAATGGCAGAGTTTGCCTTATGTGGGGCCTTATGAGGTGGTGagtgagaagaagaagtctaaGGCTGGGATGATGGCAATGGAGAAACGAGCGGTGGCAATTGTTCATGAATTCTTGAGTTTGACAGTGGAGAAGATGGTGGAAGTTGAGAAGATCAGCCAGTTTAGGAATTGGTTTGGGATTGATTTAAATATAAGGGATCTGTTCCTGGATCACCCAGGGATCTTCTATTTGTCAACTAAGGGGAAACGCCACACTGTTTTCCTGAGGGAAGCTTATGAGCGGGGTTGTTTGATCCAACCAAATCCTGTTTATGATGCAAGGAGAAAACTACTTGATCTTGTTCTTCTTGAACGTAGGGGTCTGCCTGCTCTTAATTCCAACTTGCAGGATAGAAGCAGTAACAATGAGGAGGACAATCAGCAAACACATGACTCTTTATCATCTTGA
- the LOC130723358 gene encoding uncharacterized protein LOC130723358, giving the protein MELTTIKWSNGKRNNMMEEQAKEELEILEDQYPNQYEFLKQELRTFILELQNSKHQDSELLPQNNHCNTSLALLLDTEESTSLEQVKKSNCGGTELALEADRDVMQGKVDESSELESLKAVVKEQNSSRKKKRKDRVDLVLERAQNCLKKLQHLKTSLLSPS; this is encoded by the exons ATGGAGTTAACAACCATCAAATGGAGTAATGGGAAAAGAAATAACATGATGGAGGAGCAAGCAAAGGAAGAGTTGGAGATCCTTGAAGACCAATATCCCAATCAATATGAGTTTCTGAAGCAAGAACTCAGGACCTTCATCCTTGAACTCCAGAACTCCAAGCACCAGGATTCTGAGCTTCTTCCTCAGAACAATCACTGCAACACTTCCCTTGCTCTTCTGCTTGATACAGAAG AATCCACCAGCTTGGAGCAAGTGAAGAAGAGTAACTGTGGTGGCACAGAACTTGCGCTTGAAGCAGACAGAGATGTGATGCAGGGGAAGGTTGATGAAAGTTCTGAGCTTGAGTCTCTCAAGGCTGTTGTAAAGGAGCAAAACTCTagcaggaagaagaagaggaaagatAGGGTCGATTTGGTTCTTGAGAGGGCACAGAACTGTTTGAAAAAGTTACAACATTTGAAGACATCCTTATTATCTCCCTCATGA